The Sphingobium sp. BYY-5 genome contains a region encoding:
- a CDS encoding alpha-ketoacid dehydrogenase subunit beta gives MNMIQAINSALDVMMDRDPDVVVMGEDVGYFGGVFRATAGLQQKYGKNRVFDTPITECGIIGVAVGMGAYGLRPVPEIQFADYIYPALDQLVSEAARLRYRSAGEFIAPMTVRSPFGGGIFGGQTHSQSPEGIFTHVSGVKTVIPSTPYDAKGLLIAAIEDNDPTIFFEPKRIYNGPFDGHYDTPAKSWAGHEAAQVPTGYYRIPLGKARIARTGEALTILCYGTMVHVVENSVAALGIDAEIIDLRSLVPLDIKAIEASVKKTGRCLIVHEATRTSGFGAELLALVQERCFYHLEAPIERVTGFDTPYPHSLEWAYFPGPVRIREAITKILKD, from the coding sequence ATGAACATGATCCAGGCGATCAATAGCGCGCTGGACGTGATGATGGACCGCGATCCGGACGTGGTCGTGATGGGCGAGGATGTCGGTTATTTCGGCGGTGTGTTTCGCGCCACCGCCGGTCTCCAGCAGAAATATGGCAAGAACCGCGTGTTCGACACGCCGATCACCGAATGCGGGATCATCGGCGTGGCGGTGGGCATGGGCGCATACGGTTTGCGGCCGGTGCCGGAAATCCAGTTCGCCGACTATATCTACCCCGCGCTCGACCAGTTGGTGAGCGAGGCGGCACGGCTGCGTTACCGCTCGGCGGGCGAGTTCATCGCACCGATGACGGTGCGGTCGCCCTTTGGGGGCGGCATTTTCGGCGGCCAGACGCACAGCCAGTCGCCCGAAGGCATCTTCACCCATGTGTCGGGGGTCAAGACGGTGATCCCGTCGACGCCCTATGACGCCAAGGGGCTGCTGATCGCGGCGATCGAGGATAATGATCCGACCATCTTCTTCGAACCCAAGCGCATCTATAATGGCCCGTTCGACGGCCATTATGACACGCCGGCCAAAAGCTGGGCAGGGCATGAGGCCGCGCAGGTGCCGACCGGCTATTACCGCATCCCGCTGGGCAAGGCGCGGATCGCGCGGACGGGCGAAGCGCTGACCATTCTGTGCTACGGTACGATGGTCCATGTGGTGGAGAATAGCGTCGCCGCGCTGGGCATCGATGCGGAGATCATCGACCTGCGCAGCCTGGTGCCGCTCGACATCAAGGCGATCGAGGCGTCGGTAAAGAAGACTGGCCGCTGCCTGATCGTGCATGAGGCGACGCGGACCAGCGGTTTCGGTGCGGAATTGCTGGCGCTCGTTCAGGAGCGCTGTTTCTACCATCTCGAAGCGCCGATCGAGCGCGTCACCGGCTTCGACACGCCTTATCCGCATAGCCTGGAATGGGCCTATTTCCCTGGCCCGGTGCGTATCCGCGAAGCCATCACCAAGATTCTGAAGGACTAA
- a CDS encoding dihydrolipoamide acetyltransferase family protein produces the protein MALFTFKLPDIGEGISEAEIVGWHVKVGDRVEEDQPIADMMTDKATVEMESPVAGIVVRLAGEPGDQVAIGAMLVEIEVEGEAVAAPSPSEAEVPGAVGIEAATPTSVRPEPVEGPSFSSSAVAVEKVEGFDRLSPNGGEVATSAVLASPAVRARAKELGIDLSQVKPTGDRIRHADLDAYLLYGQGQGYRPAGRSAKRADETVKVIGMRRRIAENMAASKRHIPHFTYVEEIDVTALEELREQLNAGRGAGENGRPKLTMLPLLIVAICKVLPDFPMLNARYDDEAGVVTRHGSVHLGMATQTDAGLMVPVIRDAQDRNVWQLASEIRRLADAARTGKAKSEELSGSTLTLTSLGPLGGIATTPVINRPEVAIIGPNRVIERPVFRGKDIVAAKLMNLSISCDHRVVDGWDAASFVQAVRKLLEAPAFLFVG, from the coding sequence ATGGCTCTTTTCACATTCAAGCTGCCGGACATCGGCGAAGGCATTTCGGAAGCCGAGATCGTCGGCTGGCACGTCAAGGTCGGCGACCGGGTCGAGGAAGACCAGCCGATCGCCGACATGATGACCGACAAGGCGACGGTCGAAATGGAAAGCCCGGTCGCGGGCATTGTGGTGCGGTTGGCCGGTGAGCCGGGCGATCAGGTGGCGATCGGCGCCATGCTGGTGGAGATAGAGGTGGAGGGTGAGGCCGTCGCTGCGCCATCTCCGAGCGAAGCGGAAGTGCCGGGTGCGGTGGGGATCGAGGCTGCGACACCTACCTCCGTTCGCCCTGAGCCTGTCGAAGGGCCTTCCTTTTCTTCAAGCGCTGTTGCTGTAGAGAAAGTGGAGGGCTTCGACAGGCTCAGCCCGAACGGAGGGGAGGTTGCGACCAGCGCTGTCCTCGCGTCCCCCGCCGTGCGCGCCCGCGCTAAGGAACTGGGCATCGACCTCTCGCAGGTCAAACCCACCGGCGACCGCATCCGCCACGCCGATCTGGACGCCTATCTGCTCTACGGGCAGGGCCAGGGCTATCGCCCCGCCGGACGTTCAGCTAAACGCGCCGACGAGACGGTCAAGGTCATCGGTATGCGCCGCCGCATCGCCGAGAATATGGCCGCGTCCAAGCGGCATATCCCACACTTCACCTATGTCGAGGAAATCGACGTCACCGCGCTGGAGGAACTGCGCGAGCAGCTCAATGCGGGGCGCGGGGCCGGAGAAAATGGGCGTCCCAAGCTGACCATGCTGCCGCTGCTGATCGTTGCGATCTGCAAGGTGCTGCCCGACTTTCCGATGCTCAATGCCCGTTATGATGACGAGGCGGGCGTGGTGACACGCCATGGATCGGTTCATCTCGGCATGGCGACGCAGACCGATGCGGGGCTGATGGTGCCGGTGATCCGCGATGCGCAGGACAGGAATGTCTGGCAGTTGGCGAGCGAGATTCGTCGCCTGGCCGACGCTGCCCGCACCGGCAAGGCGAAGTCGGAGGAACTGTCCGGCTCGACGCTGACGCTGACCTCGCTCGGCCCGCTGGGCGGCATCGCGACCACGCCGGTCATCAACCGGCCGGAAGTGGCAATCATCGGCCCCAATCGCGTGATCGAGCGCCCGGTCTTCCGCGGCAAGGATATTGTCGCGGCCAAGCTCATGAACCTGTCGATCAGTTGCGACCATCGCGTGGTCGACGGCTGGGACGCGGCCAGTTTTGTCCAGGCGGTCAGGAAGCTGCTGGAGGCTCCGGCCTTCCTGTTCGTGGGTTAG
- a CDS encoding integration host factor subunit beta — MIRSELIQKLTDENPELTVPEVERIVDLFFKEIVDRLASGGRVELRGFGAFTTRAREARTGRNPRTGEQVPVSAKRVPYFKPGKEMRERLNADGESASDA, encoded by the coding sequence ATGATCCGTTCGGAATTGATCCAGAAACTGACCGACGAGAATCCAGAACTGACCGTTCCGGAAGTTGAGAGGATCGTCGATCTCTTTTTCAAGGAAATCGTGGACCGGCTCGCTTCGGGCGGTCGCGTGGAATTGCGCGGTTTCGGCGCCTTTACCACGCGAGCGCGGGAAGCCCGCACGGGCCGAAACCCCCGCACCGGCGAACAGGTACCGGTATCCGCCAAGCGCGTTCCCTATTTCAAGCCGGGCAAGGAAATGCGCGAACGGCTCAACGCCGACGGCGAATCCGCAAGCGACGCTTGA
- the rpsA gene encoding 30S ribosomal protein S1 encodes MASTAFPSRDDFAALLNDSLGGEDGGFEGRVVKGTVTAIENDLAVIDVGLKSEGRVPLREFAMPGQKAELKVGDEVEVYVDRVENAHGEAMLSRDRARREAAWDKLEAEFTESTRVEGVIFGRVKGGFTVDLDGAVAFLPGSQVDIRPVRDVTPLMDIPQPFQILKMDRRRGNIVVSRRAILEETRAEQRSGLIQTLAEGQIIEGVVKNITDYGAFVDLGGIDGLLHVTDLSYKRINHPNEMINIGDTVRVQIIRINRDTQRISLGMKQLESDPWEGASAKYPVGAKLSGRVTNITEYGAFVELEAGIEGLVHVSEMSWTKKNVHPGKIVSTSQEVDVIVLEVDPEKRRISLGLKQAQNNPWDSFAERHPIGSTVEGEVKNATEFGLFIGLDGDVDGMVHMSDIAWGISGEDALALHRKGETVSAVVLDIDVEKERISLGMKQLERGGPAAGGTTAAAAGLNKNAIITVTVLEVRDGGLEVQAGDDGATGFIKRSDLGRDRDEQRSERFQIGQKFDAMVTGFDRAKKPTFSIKAMQIAEEKQAVAQYGSSDSGASLGDILGEALKAKSEG; translated from the coding sequence ATGGCCTCTACGGCATTCCCCTCGCGCGACGATTTCGCCGCGCTTCTCAATGATTCCCTCGGTGGCGAGGACGGCGGCTTCGAAGGCCGCGTCGTCAAGGGCACCGTTACCGCCATCGAAAACGACCTGGCCGTCATCGACGTAGGTCTCAAGTCCGAAGGCCGCGTGCCGCTGCGCGAATTCGCGATGCCGGGCCAGAAGGCTGAACTGAAGGTCGGCGACGAAGTCGAAGTCTATGTCGACCGCGTCGAAAACGCCCATGGCGAAGCCATGCTGTCGCGCGACCGCGCCCGCCGCGAAGCCGCTTGGGACAAGCTGGAAGCCGAGTTCACCGAGAGCACCCGCGTCGAAGGCGTCATCTTCGGCCGCGTCAAGGGTGGCTTCACCGTCGACCTCGACGGCGCCGTGGCCTTCCTGCCCGGCTCGCAGGTCGACATTCGCCCAGTTCGCGACGTCACCCCGCTGATGGACATCCCGCAGCCCTTCCAGATCCTCAAGATGGATCGCCGCCGCGGCAACATCGTCGTGTCGCGCCGCGCCATTCTGGAAGAAACCCGCGCCGAACAGCGCAGCGGCCTCATCCAGACGCTGGCCGAAGGCCAGATCATCGAAGGCGTCGTCAAGAACATCACCGATTATGGTGCGTTCGTCGACCTGGGCGGCATCGATGGCCTGCTGCACGTCACCGACCTCAGCTACAAGCGCATCAACCACCCCAACGAGATGATCAACATCGGCGACACCGTCCGTGTCCAGATCATCCGCATCAACCGCGACACCCAGCGCATCAGCCTGGGCATGAAGCAGCTTGAGAGCGATCCGTGGGAAGGCGCTTCGGCCAAGTATCCCGTCGGCGCGAAGCTGTCGGGCCGCGTCACGAACATCACCGAATATGGTGCGTTCGTCGAACTGGAAGCCGGCATCGAAGGCCTGGTCCACGTGTCGGAAATGTCCTGGACCAAGAAGAACGTCCACCCCGGCAAGATCGTTTCGACCAGCCAGGAAGTCGATGTCATCGTCCTGGAAGTCGATCCCGAAAAGCGCCGTATCTCGCTCGGCCTCAAGCAGGCCCAGAACAACCCCTGGGACAGCTTCGCCGAACGTCATCCGATCGGCTCGACCGTCGAGGGCGAAGTCAAGAACGCGACCGAGTTCGGCCTGTTCATCGGCCTGGACGGCGATGTGGACGGCATGGTCCACATGTCGGACATCGCCTGGGGCATCTCCGGCGAAGACGCCCTGGCGCTGCACCGCAAGGGCGAGACGGTTTCCGCCGTCGTTCTCGACATCGACGTCGAGAAGGAGCGCATCAGCCTCGGCATGAAGCAGCTTGAGCGTGGTGGTCCGGCCGCTGGCGGCACCACGGCGGCTGCCGCTGGCCTCAACAAGAACGCGATCATCACCGTGACCGTTCTGGAAGTCCGCGACGGCGGCCTGGAAGTCCAGGCTGGCGACGATGGCGCCACCGGCTTCATCAAGCGCAGCGACCTGGGTCGCGACCGTGACGAACAGCGTTCGGAACGCTTCCAGATCGGCCAGAAGTTCGACGCCATGGTGACCGGTTTCGACCGCGCCAAGAAGCCGACCTTCTCGATCAAGGCGATGCAGATCGCCGAAGAGAAGCAGGCCGTCGCGCAATATGGTTCGTCCGACAGCGGCGCGTCGCTGGGCGACATCCTGGGCGAAGCGCTCAAGGCGAAAAGCGAAGGCTGA
- a CDS encoding d(CMP) kinase gives MIIAVDGPAASGKGTIAKALGRHYGLPVLDTGLLYRAVGLSVLKLGGDPDRQADALAACGFDDALLADPALRSEAVGSLASRVSVHQNVRDALVQRQRDFATQPGGAILDGRDIGTVIAPDADAKIFVTASVSIRAERRYKDALSHGGNPDMDSLIADIQARDTRDMSRDHAPLMRADGADLLDTSDLTIDAAVQRAIALVDAQLEGHSQK, from the coding sequence ATGATTATAGCCGTCGACGGTCCCGCTGCGTCGGGCAAGGGCACCATCGCCAAGGCGCTGGGCCGTCACTATGGCTTGCCCGTGCTTGACACCGGCCTTCTGTACCGGGCCGTCGGTCTTTCCGTCCTCAAGCTGGGCGGCGATCCGGATCGTCAGGCCGACGCCCTCGCCGCCTGCGGTTTCGACGACGCGCTCCTCGCTGATCCAGCCCTGCGCAGCGAAGCGGTAGGCAGTCTCGCCTCGCGCGTGTCGGTGCATCAGAATGTACGCGACGCGCTGGTCCAGCGGCAGCGCGACTTCGCCACCCAGCCGGGCGGCGCCATCCTTGACGGGCGCGACATCGGCACGGTGATTGCGCCCGATGCCGACGCGAAGATCTTCGTGACGGCCAGCGTCTCCATTCGCGCCGAACGGCGGTACAAGGACGCCCTGTCCCATGGCGGAAATCCGGACATGGACAGCCTGATCGCCGACATTCAGGCGCGCGACACCCGCGACATGAGCCGCGACCATGCGCCGCTCATGCGAGCCGATGGCGCGGACTTGCTAGATACGTCGGATTTGACTATAGACGCCGCCGTCCAGCGGGCCATCGCGCTTGTGGACGCTCAGCTTGAAGGTCACTCCCAAAAGTGA
- the aroA gene encoding 3-phosphoshikimate 1-carboxyvinyltransferase: MTFTAAPALSGSVTVPGDKSISHRSLMLSALAVGESRVEGLLEGEDVLATAAAMRAMGADIQRDADGIWHIHGVGVGGLLQPQTALDMGNSGTSTRLLMGLLASHDLTATFIGDASLSKRPMARVTEPLSRMGASFMTSPGDRLPLTMKGACPAVPLDYRLPVASAQVKSAILLAGLNTPGVTRVVEPIPTRDHSERMLKGFGADLNVAVEADGTRIITLTGEAELKPQQIVVPGDPSSAAFPIVAALLVPGSRVTIANVGLNATRAGLIDLLREMGGSIEVTNAREVGGEPVGDLVVTASALKGVEPDPARAPSMIDEYPVAFIAASLAEGRSVFRGLEELRVKESDRIATMAEGLRAIGVQVEELEDGIIIEGSGGAPLAGGGPIATRLDHRIAMSFAVAGLVSKGGVTIDDMRPVATSFPTFLPLLQSLGAVA, from the coding sequence ATGACCTTCACCGCCGCGCCGGCCCTGTCCGGCAGCGTCACCGTGCCAGGCGATAAAAGCATTTCCCACCGATCGCTGATGCTGTCCGCCCTGGCGGTGGGCGAAAGCCGGGTCGAAGGCCTGTTGGAGGGCGAGGATGTGCTCGCCACGGCGGCGGCGATGCGCGCGATGGGCGCCGATATTCAGCGCGACGCCGATGGCATCTGGCATATCCATGGCGTGGGCGTGGGCGGCCTGCTCCAGCCGCAGACCGCGCTCGACATGGGCAATAGCGGCACGTCGACCCGCCTACTGATGGGCCTGCTGGCCAGCCATGACCTGACTGCTACCTTCATCGGCGATGCCAGCTTGAGCAAGCGCCCGATGGCCCGCGTGACCGAACCGCTCTCGCGCATGGGCGCCAGCTTCATGACCAGCCCCGGCGATCGCCTGCCGCTGACCATGAAGGGCGCCTGCCCCGCCGTGCCGCTCGACTATCGCCTCCCCGTCGCTTCGGCCCAGGTCAAGTCGGCGATCCTGCTCGCCGGCCTCAACACGCCGGGCGTCACCCGCGTCGTCGAACCGATCCCCACCCGCGACCATAGCGAACGGATGCTCAAGGGCTTTGGCGCGGACCTGAACGTCGCAGTGGAAGCGGACGGCACCCGCATCATCACGCTTACGGGCGAAGCGGAATTGAAGCCGCAGCAGATCGTGGTGCCCGGCGACCCATCGTCCGCGGCTTTCCCGATCGTTGCTGCCCTGCTGGTGCCGGGTTCCAGGGTGACGATCGCCAATGTCGGTCTGAATGCGACCCGCGCGGGCCTCATCGACTTGCTGCGCGAAATGGGCGGATCGATCGAAGTCACCAATGCTCGCGAAGTCGGCGGCGAACCGGTCGGCGACCTTGTCGTCACGGCGTCGGCGCTCAAGGGCGTCGAACCCGACCCGGCGCGCGCGCCAAGCATGATCGACGAATATCCCGTCGCCTTCATCGCTGCGTCCCTCGCCGAGGGACGCAGCGTCTTCCGCGGCCTGGAAGAGTTGCGGGTCAAGGAATCGGATCGCATCGCCACCATGGCCGAAGGGCTGCGCGCCATCGGTGTGCAGGTAGAGGAGCTGGAAGACGGCATCATCATCGAGGGCAGCGGCGGCGCACCGCTCGCCGGTGGCGGGCCGATCGCGACCAGGCTGGACCACCGCATCGCCATGAGCTTCGCCGTGGCGGGCCTGGTATCGAAGGGGGGCGTCACCATCGACGACATGCGCCCGGTAGCGACCAGCTTCCCCACCTTCCTGCCGCTGCTCCAGTCGCTGGGCGCCGTGGCATGA
- a CDS encoding TIGR02300 family protein — MVKAEWGTKRTCPKCATRFYDLGNDNPVTCINCNTAWEPEPVLKSKQPVPYEEVAPKKVIETADGELETADDDLDIDLDVDDDGDSPDNDVDLGGDDDLGVDAGGSDNDDDN; from the coding sequence ATGGTGAAGGCTGAATGGGGTACGAAGCGGACCTGCCCGAAATGCGCGACTCGCTTCTATGACCTGGGCAATGACAATCCGGTGACTTGCATCAACTGCAACACCGCCTGGGAACCGGAACCGGTGCTGAAGTCGAAGCAGCCGGTGCCTTATGAGGAAGTTGCGCCCAAGAAGGTCATCGAAACCGCCGACGGCGAGCTGGAGACGGCCGACGACGATCTGGACATCGATCTGGACGTCGATGACGATGGCGATTCGCCGGACAATGACGTCGATTTGGGCGGTGACGACGACCTAGGCGTCGATGCTGGCGGCAGCGATAATGACGACGACAATTAA